The Paenibacillus tianjinensis genome has a window encoding:
- a CDS encoding GNAT family N-acetyltransferase: MNSNEIRKALAEETGEIMELIAKCVQAMQAGGSDQWDDSYPNREVIGQDIERGTLYAYIDNEAIAGIIVLDEHPSELYQSIHWSQEQGRHLIMHRLAVHPEVQGKGIARKLIAFSEEHARREGYSSIRLDTYSKNTRALALYPSLGYERRGELFFPHRAVSFPVFEKVLNV, translated from the coding sequence ATGAACAGTAACGAGATTCGCAAGGCACTGGCAGAGGAAACCGGGGAGATTATGGAGCTGATTGCCAAATGCGTACAAGCCATGCAGGCTGGCGGAAGCGACCAATGGGATGACAGCTATCCTAACCGGGAAGTCATCGGACAGGACATTGAACGGGGGACATTATACGCCTACATAGATAATGAAGCTATTGCCGGCATTATCGTATTGGACGAGCATCCGAGTGAGCTCTATCAGAGCATTCATTGGTCACAGGAGCAGGGGCGGCATCTGATCATGCACCGGCTGGCGGTTCATCCCGAGGTGCAGGGCAAGGGCATTGCACGCAAGCTGATCGCTTTTTCCGAAGAGCATGCACGCAGGGAAGGCTACAGCAGCATCCGGCTGGATACCTATTCGAAGAATACCCGGGCGCTGGCCTTATATCCGAGTCTCGGCTATGAACGCAGGGGCGAACTGTTTTTTCCTCACCGGGCAGTGAGTTTTCCGGTGTTTGAGAAGGTGCTTAATGTGTAA
- a CDS encoding restriction endonuclease subunit S produces the protein MSREKAFLQMLESTATIQWNIAMILEAKAVEAEKVKQWTQHHIHARSFDSHEEQLKESLSIHEVIVEMVEGLTKLENGLYSNLKAVLGSGEEESGEGFGGMSGDGFDFGDDSK, from the coding sequence ATGAGCAGAGAAAAGGCTTTTCTGCAAATGCTGGAGTCAACCGCTACGATCCAGTGGAACATCGCGATGATTCTCGAGGCCAAAGCGGTGGAAGCGGAAAAGGTAAAGCAGTGGACACAGCATCATATCCATGCTAGATCGTTCGACAGCCATGAAGAGCAGCTGAAGGAATCCCTCTCCATCCATGAGGTGATTGTGGAAATGGTAGAGGGGCTGACCAAGCTGGAAAACGGGCTGTACAGCAACTTAAAAGCGGTACTGGGCAGTGGTGAAGAGGAAAGCGGCGAAGGCTTCGGCGGAATGTCCGGTGACGGCTTCGATTTCGGGGACGACAGCAAATGA
- a CDS encoding nucleoside-diphosphate sugar epimerase, with translation MQNKLTKVLQHMAHTHEQMARILDAERHVAVRMSQIVHDLPDAEPDFGGFSGLVESHGQVNKNIIAYLNAIADLEEAMAEGVGRVIKELSGQEEE, from the coding sequence GTGCAGAATAAATTAACCAAGGTGCTGCAGCACATGGCCCATACGCACGAACAAATGGCGCGGATTCTTGACGCCGAACGCCACGTAGCCGTCCGTATGTCACAAATAGTCCATGATCTGCCGGATGCGGAGCCTGATTTCGGCGGATTCAGCGGACTGGTCGAAAGCCACGGTCAGGTCAACAAGAATATCATTGCCTATTTAAATGCTATTGCCGATCTGGAAGAAGCAATGGCTGAAGGGGTAGGCCGGGTAATCAAAGAATTAAGCGGTCAGGAAGAAGAGTAG
- a CDS encoding GNAT family N-acetyltransferase, which yields MLKLNFFPAGHPAVRVTWIGGIVRDMKLSGKRLDLQPLTALELSASVGRYTAAALEQSLGLKLAASILDEEMLYAMKVRYSKVLQNEDNYLWFTCWAVIHRAEQQVIGFLILKGQPNERGEVIIGYIIDEDHWGQGYATEAVGCVNEWIFSHPEACWVIADTEPDNFASHKVLKHLGAEQYRETEELLWWRIARPQTQK from the coding sequence ATGCTGAAATTGAACTTTTTTCCAGCCGGACATCCGGCGGTAAGAGTTACCTGGATTGGGGGAATTGTGAGAGATATGAAACTATCCGGCAAACGTTTGGATTTGCAGCCTTTAACCGCCTTAGAGCTGTCCGCAAGCGTAGGTCGCTATACTGCGGCCGCACTGGAGCAGTCGCTCGGGCTAAAGCTTGCAGCTTCTATACTTGATGAAGAAATGCTATATGCGATGAAGGTCCGCTATTCCAAAGTGCTGCAGAATGAAGACAATTATTTGTGGTTTACTTGCTGGGCGGTGATCCATCGCGCGGAGCAGCAGGTGATTGGATTCCTTATCCTGAAAGGACAGCCCAATGAACGGGGCGAGGTAATCATCGGCTACATCATAGACGAGGATCACTGGGGCCAAGGATATGCGACAGAAGCGGTGGGGTGTGTGAACGAATGGATCTTCAGCCATCCTGAAGCCTGCTGGGTCATCGCCGATACGGAGCCGGATAATTTTGCATCCCACAAAGTGCTTAAACATCTAGGCGCCGAGCAATACCGTGAAACGGAAGAGCTTCTCTGGTGGCGGATTGCCCGGCCACAAACGCAAAAATGA
- a CDS encoding sugar phosphate nucleotidyltransferase produces the protein MKGVILAGGKGTRLYPLTRLMNKHLLPVGKYPMVCYGIDRLRRGGITDILLVISKQSAGQYTDFLGSGAEFGVSLTYKIQEEAGGIAEALELAEGFILPGERFVVLLGDNLFMDDLGAYMEKYQEQPQGTAKVLLKPVEDARRYGVPVFDSEDASLIAYIEEKPEQPKTGFCVTGIYMYDEAVFDIIRRIAPSRRGELEITDVNNIYAGERKLTYDVLKEWWSDAGTFQSLQEAGEKLKNTLP, from the coding sequence GTGAAAGGAGTCATACTGGCGGGCGGAAAAGGAACCAGGCTATATCCGCTGACCCGGCTTATGAACAAACATTTGCTTCCGGTCGGCAAATATCCTATGGTGTGTTACGGTATAGACCGGTTGCGCCGGGGCGGGATCACCGATATTCTCCTGGTTATCAGCAAGCAGTCTGCGGGGCAGTATACGGATTTTTTGGGCAGCGGTGCAGAATTCGGCGTATCTCTGACCTATAAAATCCAGGAAGAGGCAGGAGGGATTGCGGAAGCGCTGGAACTGGCAGAAGGGTTCATTCTCCCTGGAGAACGGTTTGTTGTCCTGCTGGGTGACAATCTGTTCATGGATGATCTGGGCGCCTATATGGAGAAATATCAGGAGCAGCCACAGGGGACGGCAAAAGTATTGCTCAAGCCGGTGGAAGATGCACGGAGATACGGGGTTCCCGTATTCGACAGTGAGGATGCTTCCTTGATCGCCTACATCGAAGAAAAGCCGGAGCAGCCGAAGACCGGGTTCTGTGTAACCGGTATTTATATGTATGATGAAGCCGTGTTTGATATCATCCGCCGCATTGCCCCTTCGCGAAGAGGAGAGCTGGAAATTACCGATGTGAACAACATTTATGCCGGAGAGCGCAAGCTTACCTATGATGTGCTTAAGGAATGGTGGAGCGATGCCGGCACCTTCCAGTCGCTGCAGGAGGCCGGAGAGAAGCTGAAGAACACGCTGCCGTAA
- a CDS encoding glycosyltransferase family 2 protein, with amino-acid sequence MTLTSIIIPTYNGRHLLQACVESIRQYTDTPYEIIVVDNASTDGTDAYCRNQQLMFISLPENRGFPLACNMGLQLASGDELLLLNNDVIVSHNWLSNLKAALYSSSDIGIVGPVTNYASGRQQVRTAYTDMPGFHSEALAANIRNPLKWMETVRLVGLCFLFKRTVLDTVGLLDERYSPGHYEDDDYCYRARLKGFKLLIAGDCLVHHEGSASFKQVYPTELQELVERNRKLFMSKWHLDPAHFI; translated from the coding sequence ATGACGCTTACCAGCATTATTATTCCGACTTATAACGGGCGGCATCTGCTGCAGGCCTGTGTCGAATCGATCAGGCAGTACACGGATACTCCCTATGAAATTATTGTTGTCGACAATGCTTCGACCGACGGCACGGATGCCTACTGCCGCAATCAGCAGCTGATGTTTATTTCTCTTCCGGAGAACCGCGGCTTTCCGCTTGCCTGCAATATGGGGCTGCAGCTGGCCTCAGGCGATGAGCTCCTGCTGCTGAACAACGACGTGATCGTCTCGCATAACTGGCTCTCCAATCTGAAAGCCGCCCTGTATAGTTCATCGGATATCGGTATCGTTGGCCCTGTGACGAATTATGCCAGCGGGCGGCAGCAGGTAAGGACTGCTTATACAGATATGCCCGGTTTTCATAGTGAGGCGCTCGCGGCGAATATCCGGAATCCTCTGAAATGGATGGAAACGGTGCGGCTTGTAGGACTGTGCTTCTTGTTCAAACGAACAGTGCTTGATACGGTAGGCCTGCTCGATGAGCGGTATTCACCGGGCCATTATGAGGATGATGACTATTGCTATCGTGCCCGGCTGAAGGGTTTCAAGCTGCTGATTGCCGGCGATTGTCTGGTGCATCATGAAGGAAGCGCCAGCTTCAAGCAAGTTTATCCCACTGAGCTTCAGGAGCTGGTGGAGCGTAACCGTAAGCTTTTTATGAGTAAATGGCATTTGGATCCGGCACATTTCATCTAA
- a CDS encoding glycosyltransferase family 2 protein: MKATSTKAVIRPKQKRRSPASTSIRRNAAGTARWAGRKPAGRQPQRLLRGLRGSLSVIISAKNEARTLPPLLKQVMRLHPLEIIVVLNGCTDNSFQRTRLCPQAMIVHCPETAGHDVGRALGAKLSRGDILLFLDGDMVISASQLAGFAAAVDGGVDVALNDLDHLLPPFGLSDDVTRCKLYLNAVLGRSDLGVSSMTAVPHALSRRALEVIGCRELMVPPKAQAISLMKQLRVEKAGTVNVFKQNRLRQGNTGAGNKVEQLIAGDHAEALLEVLSQRRMHSGESLLEQRRQLAAWRNGI; this comes from the coding sequence ATGAAGGCCACCAGCACTAAGGCGGTAATCCGCCCGAAGCAGAAACGGCGGAGTCCTGCCAGCACTTCCATCCGCCGGAACGCAGCCGGTACAGCACGGTGGGCTGGCCGCAAGCCTGCAGGCCGTCAGCCGCAACGGCTGCTCCGGGGGCTTCGCGGATCGCTGTCAGTGATCATCTCGGCAAAGAATGAAGCACGTACCCTTCCGCCGCTGCTGAAGCAGGTAATGCGCCTGCATCCGCTGGAAATCATCGTTGTGCTTAACGGGTGCACCGATAACAGCTTTCAGCGCACCAGATTGTGTCCGCAGGCGATGATCGTGCATTGTCCGGAAACGGCGGGGCATGATGTGGGGCGGGCGCTTGGTGCCAAGCTTAGCCGCGGGGATATCCTGCTGTTCCTGGATGGAGATATGGTTATCTCCGCTTCGCAGCTAGCCGGGTTTGCTGCCGCTGTAGACGGAGGAGTGGATGTGGCGCTGAATGATCTGGATCACCTGCTGCCGCCGTTTGGACTCAGTGATGATGTTACCCGCTGTAAGCTGTACCTGAATGCCGTTCTTGGCCGGAGCGATCTCGGGGTTAGCTCTATGACTGCGGTGCCCCATGCTTTGTCGCGGCGTGCGCTGGAAGTGATCGGCTGCCGTGAACTGATGGTTCCGCCCAAAGCACAGGCGATCTCGCTAATGAAGCAGCTGCGGGTGGAGAAGGCGGGGACAGTCAATGTGTTCAAGCAGAACCGGCTGCGGCAAGGCAATACAGGCGCCGGGAATAAGGTAGAGCAGCTGATAGCCGGTGATCATGCAGAAGCGCTGCTTGAGGTGCTTTCACAGCGCCGGATGCATTCCGGTGAGAGTCTGCTGGAGCAGCGGCGCCAGCTGGCGGCCTGGAGGAATGGCATATGA
- a CDS encoding glycosyltransferase family 2 protein, which produces MSLKQHRRTSARRSGRRASQAARRNSRPRPAAVLPAVNHPEPYVSVIIPAMNEARTIAAVIAEARGVHPRCEVIVIVNGSADNTAEIASSMGAKVISFTQPLGHDVGRSVGAEAARGEILLFTDGDLVIPAAELRPFVEAISGGEDVALNNYSGPVRSRFPHPVVLSKYALNIMLGRPDLQGYSLTAVPHALSRAALTAMGSASLSRPPLAYARAVLDGLKVKAVHKVPVGRMNAVRRKAEGKDPLQEVILRDHLEAVALLLARRGKRAGYGDAGRRREMVR; this is translated from the coding sequence ATGAGCTTGAAACAGCATAGACGAACATCTGCCCGCCGCTCGGGGCGGCGGGCTTCTCAAGCAGCGCGAAGAAACTCCCGGCCGCGGCCCGCGGCAGTACTGCCTGCCGTGAATCATCCGGAGCCCTATGTGTCGGTGATTATTCCGGCTATGAATGAGGCGCGGACGATTGCCGCAGTCATTGCTGAAGCCAGAGGTGTTCATCCGCGTTGTGAGGTTATAGTGATTGTCAACGGCTCTGCCGATAATACGGCGGAAATTGCGTCCAGTATGGGTGCGAAGGTCATCTCCTTCACACAGCCGCTCGGGCACGACGTAGGCCGAAGTGTTGGAGCGGAAGCAGCCAGGGGGGAAATCCTGCTGTTTACTGACGGGGATCTTGTTATTCCCGCAGCGGAACTGCGTCCGTTCGTGGAAGCGATCAGCGGCGGGGAGGATGTGGCTTTGAATAATTACTCCGGTCCGGTCCGCAGCAGGTTTCCGCATCCCGTGGTGCTCTCCAAGTATGCGCTCAATATTATGCTTGGACGGCCGGATCTGCAGGGATATTCCCTGACAGCAGTTCCCCATGCGCTCAGCCGCGCGGCGCTTACGGCTATGGGGAGCGCCTCTCTGTCCAGGCCGCCGCTGGCCTATGCACGTGCAGTACTGGATGGGCTGAAGGTGAAGGCGGTGCACAAGGTGCCTGTTGGCCGGATGAACGCTGTCCGCCGTAAAGCGGAAGGCAAAGATCCCTTACAGGAGGTTATCCTCAGGGATCACCTGGAGGCGGTCGCGCTGCTGCTTGCGCGCAGGGGGAAACGGGCTGGGTATGGCGATGCCGGACGGCGAAGGGAGATGGTGAGATGA
- a CDS encoding ABC transporter ATP-binding protein: protein MTEIISVNDVSKVYKITKKEPGLLAGIKNLFLKKFEEKVAVDHINFSIQEGEFVGFIGPNGAGKTTTIKMLSGIIHPSEGAINVMGYIPHRLEHSFKKNFSITMGQKNQLWWDLPAIDSFQLIKEIYEITEADYTRTLQELTELLEVQSILNTPLRNLSLGERMKFELIGALLHGPKVLFLDEPTIGLDVSSRRRIREFLKYINMEKKVTVILTSHYLEDIEELCNRIIAISHGNIIYDGTLHDMTTGERPINDIFESLFKMDGCTR from the coding sequence GTGACTGAGATCATTTCAGTGAATGACGTTTCAAAGGTATACAAAATCACAAAAAAGGAGCCCGGATTGTTAGCCGGGATTAAAAATCTATTTTTAAAAAAATTCGAGGAAAAGGTGGCTGTTGATCACATTAACTTCTCGATCCAGGAGGGGGAGTTTGTTGGTTTCATTGGCCCTAATGGTGCAGGAAAAACGACAACCATAAAAATGCTGTCGGGAATCATACATCCTTCAGAAGGTGCAATTAACGTAATGGGATATATCCCGCACCGGTTAGAGCATAGCTTCAAGAAAAACTTCTCAATCACGATGGGACAAAAAAATCAGCTGTGGTGGGACCTTCCGGCTATAGATTCGTTTCAGTTAATTAAAGAAATTTACGAAATCACGGAGGCTGATTATACGCGTACGCTTCAGGAATTAACGGAACTATTAGAGGTACAATCTATCCTTAATACACCTTTAAGAAATCTGTCTTTAGGTGAAAGAATGAAATTCGAACTCATCGGCGCTCTCCTGCATGGCCCAAAAGTATTATTTTTAGATGAGCCTACGATTGGGCTGGACGTTTCATCCAGGCGCAGGATCAGGGAATTTTTAAAGTATATCAATATGGAAAAGAAGGTTACGGTCATTTTGACCAGTCATTATCTGGAGGATATAGAAGAGCTGTGTAATCGCATTATTGCGATCTCCCACGGGAACATCATTTACGATGGAACTTTGCATGATATGACGACCGGAGAGCGGCCTATCAATGATATTTTCGAAAGCTTATTCAAAATGGATGGGTGTACACGATGA
- a CDS encoding ABC transporter permease: MRKYVQVLKLNLQTSLAYKGNFIFTSLMDVFRVIAEIAFWKVLFDNAQGSEINGYNFNSIITYYIFMFIIASFTNVGSIGYKVANEIKDGGLNNLLVRPINYVGYCFTEIVSQKLLNLIIAILMFIPVIIFRFGNFQVGISAAQFYLLPLVVLCSLILSFLIHIILSLFVFWMTEAASLFLLKDILLDLASGRVFPLDLFPGSLLNAFSVLPFMYCTYFPAVIITKGLSAAEFYRGLGIQLVWILVLCGLIRIIWRLGLKKYTGTGA, translated from the coding sequence ATGAGAAAATATGTTCAGGTACTGAAACTTAATCTGCAGACCTCCCTTGCTTATAAAGGAAATTTTATTTTCACTTCATTGATGGATGTATTCAGGGTAATCGCGGAAATTGCTTTCTGGAAAGTATTATTCGACAATGCTCAAGGCAGTGAGATTAACGGGTACAATTTCAATTCCATCATCACCTACTACATTTTCATGTTTATTATTGCTTCTTTCACGAATGTTGGAAGTATCGGTTACAAGGTTGCTAATGAGATCAAAGACGGGGGTTTAAATAATTTACTGGTCAGGCCCATCAATTATGTGGGGTATTGCTTCACTGAAATTGTATCCCAGAAGCTGCTTAACCTGATCATCGCCATATTGATGTTTATACCGGTGATCATTTTCCGGTTTGGGAATTTTCAGGTAGGAATTTCTGCAGCGCAATTCTATTTACTCCCGTTGGTGGTCCTATGCTCTCTGATCTTGAGCTTTTTAATCCATATCATCCTCAGTTTGTTTGTATTTTGGATGACAGAGGCGGCCTCATTATTCCTTCTAAAAGACATTCTTCTTGATCTTGCCTCAGGCAGAGTGTTTCCGTTAGATCTGTTCCCGGGATCCTTGCTTAACGCATTTTCGGTGCTTCCCTTTATGTATTGCACATATTTTCCGGCCGTAATTATTACGAAGGGATTGTCTGCTGCGGAATTTTACCGCGGTCTGGGGATACAGCTGGTGTGGATTCTAGTGCTTTGCGGCTTGATAAGGATCATTTGGAGATTGGGTCTAAAAAAATATACGGGAACAGGCGCGTGA
- a CDS encoding ABC transporter permease codes for MAAYKVNFILVFVTNAAFFSVQLIFMHLVYSNVDTLAGWTKYEMFFYIGTFNIIDSLWTFGPFFNLLAIPGMIRSGALDYYLTKPVNAQFLISLRNIDPGSLISALTGIILISFALIQGGMELTFGRAVLYVVSVFHALMIQYSVYFILTCSSFWLVKADFVDSIHGILCYFSTRPVDIYKGFIRFVLSYVLPYGLALTVASKAAIKTIHSPEYTLFLVLSWSIFAVSIGVWRFSLKHYSSASS; via the coding sequence ATGGCGGCCTACAAAGTTAATTTTATATTAGTGTTCGTTACAAATGCCGCATTTTTTTCGGTACAGCTAATCTTTATGCATCTTGTTTACTCGAATGTAGATACACTGGCCGGCTGGACAAAATACGAAATGTTTTTCTATATCGGCACTTTTAATATTATCGATTCGCTATGGACGTTTGGTCCATTTTTTAACCTTTTGGCAATTCCGGGCATGATTAGGAGCGGGGCACTGGACTATTATCTCACCAAGCCGGTGAACGCCCAGTTTCTGATCAGTCTCAGAAATATAGATCCTGGTTCATTAATAAGCGCGCTGACAGGCATTATACTGATTTCATTTGCGCTTATCCAGGGAGGAATGGAGTTAACCTTTGGAAGAGCTGTACTCTACGTTGTTTCCGTCTTTCACGCTTTAATGATTCAATACTCCGTCTATTTCATCCTTACGTGCTCATCGTTTTGGCTGGTAAAAGCAGACTTTGTAGACTCCATACACGGAATTCTCTGTTACTTTTCAACCCGGCCGGTAGATATATATAAAGGCTTTATCCGTTTTGTACTCAGCTATGTTTTGCCGTATGGATTAGCCTTAACGGTTGCCTCCAAAGCAGCTATAAAAACGATTCATTCTCCGGAGTATACTCTATTCCTTGTACTCAGCTGGTCCATTTTTGCAGTTTCGATCGGCGTATGGAGGTTTTCTTTAAAACACTACAGTTCTGCAAGCTCCTAG
- a CDS encoding IS4 family transposase has protein sequence MNEYANALKETLTSLIREMSAEPAPFVKNPEKDFTRKKKLPFETVMHLLISMGGNSLYKELLESQGYDVSTATTSAFVQQRNKILPSAVEFLFHKFTESYTDIKRYRGYQLLAIDGSDLHIATDRSDTDTYFQSQPNMKGYNLLHLNAAYDLCNRLYVDAIVQPRRLCNEGKALAAMVDRSPIQGKTIVIADRGYESYNNFAHMERKGWNYVVRVKDLSSNGILSGLCLPSGGAFDIDIHLTLTKKQTKEVKALPEIYKFVPSTSTFDFLDLRENLFYPISFRVVRFILPSGVYETVITNLSAADFPPGEIKSIYNMRWGIETSFRALKYTVGLTSFHAKKQESIAQEIFARMILYNFVEMTTSHVVISQTDKRHPYQVNFTVAVHVCRHFLRSRDDEPPPDVEALIRKNILPIRSLRPGQQNTRKIRWKSVVSFVYRVA, from the coding sequence ATGAATGAGTACGCAAATGCGCTAAAAGAAACGCTGACATCCCTCATCCGAGAAATGTCAGCCGAACCCGCACCTTTTGTCAAAAACCCAGAAAAAGATTTTACCCGAAAGAAAAAGCTGCCCTTTGAAACGGTTATGCACCTCCTGATTTCTATGGGAGGAAACAGCCTATATAAGGAACTCTTGGAATCGCAGGGCTACGACGTATCCACCGCAACCACTTCTGCTTTTGTCCAGCAGAGGAATAAAATCCTGCCCTCTGCTGTAGAATTCTTGTTTCACAAATTTACAGAGTCCTATACGGATATCAAGCGCTACCGAGGGTATCAATTACTGGCCATTGACGGTTCGGATTTGCATATCGCAACGGACCGGTCGGATACGGACACCTATTTCCAAAGTCAACCGAATATGAAAGGCTACAACCTTCTGCATTTGAACGCAGCCTATGACTTATGCAACAGACTTTACGTAGATGCCATCGTTCAGCCACGAAGATTGTGTAACGAGGGAAAGGCGCTGGCTGCTATGGTTGACCGTTCCCCGATTCAAGGAAAAACGATTGTTATCGCCGATCGAGGGTATGAAAGTTACAACAATTTTGCGCATATGGAACGCAAAGGGTGGAACTATGTTGTCCGGGTTAAGGATTTGAGTTCGAATGGTATTCTATCCGGATTGTGCCTGCCCTCTGGTGGAGCGTTTGATATTGACATTCATCTGACACTTACCAAAAAACAAACCAAAGAAGTCAAGGCTCTTCCCGAAATATACAAGTTCGTCCCTTCCACATCTACCTTTGATTTTTTGGATTTGCGGGAGAACTTGTTTTACCCGATTTCCTTTCGGGTAGTTCGTTTCATCCTGCCGAGCGGCGTTTATGAAACGGTCATTACGAATCTTTCTGCCGCTGATTTTCCACCCGGTGAGATCAAATCGATTTATAACATGCGATGGGGTATTGAAACCTCTTTTAGGGCCTTAAAATATACCGTCGGACTGACGAGTTTTCACGCAAAGAAACAAGAGTCCATCGCCCAAGAGATATTCGCAAGAATGATCCTGTACAATTTCGTTGAAATGACTACCTCGCACGTAGTCATTTCCCAAACGGATAAACGCCACCCTTACCAAGTCAACTTCACGGTTGCCGTTCATGTTTGTAGACATTTCTTGCGCTCACGGGACGATGAACCCCCGCCCGATGTCGAAGCACTGATTCGAAAAAACATTTTGCCGATTCGATCCCTTCGCCCAGGACAGCAGAATACGCGCAAAATCCGCTGGAAATCAGTCGTTAGCTTCGTCTACAGAGTAGCATAA